The following are encoded together in the Pseudomonas xantholysinigenes genome:
- a CDS encoding HAD family hydrolase, translating into MLTALLFDLDGTLTDTDTLHLQAFRQLLHEHDGRELTQEQFNTQISGRSNGLLFAELFPEADAAQCQALAERKEALFRELSPHLEPMPGLLRLLEHAEEYGIGMCVVTNAPRLNAEHMLGAMGLDERFDHVLVADELARPKPDPLPYLTGLQRLGAKAGQALAFEDSLPGVKAAVDAGIFTVGLATTQPEQRLLDAGAKLVVADYDDPRLWQLIASR; encoded by the coding sequence ATGCTGACCGCCCTGCTGTTCGACCTCGATGGGACCCTCACCGATACCGACACCCTGCACCTGCAGGCCTTCCGCCAGCTGCTGCACGAGCACGACGGCCGCGAACTGACCCAGGAACAGTTCAATACCCAAATCAGCGGCCGCTCCAACGGTCTGTTGTTCGCCGAGCTGTTCCCCGAGGCCGATGCGGCCCAGTGCCAGGCCCTGGCCGAGCGCAAAGAAGCCTTGTTCCGTGAACTGTCGCCGCACCTCGAGCCCATGCCGGGGCTGTTGCGCCTGCTCGAACATGCCGAGGAGTACGGTATTGGCATGTGCGTGGTGACCAACGCCCCGCGCCTGAACGCCGAGCACATGCTCGGCGCCATGGGCCTGGACGAGCGTTTCGACCATGTGCTGGTCGCCGATGAACTGGCCCGGCCCAAGCCCGATCCCCTGCCCTATCTCACCGGTTTGCAGCGCCTGGGGGCCAAGGCCGGGCAGGCACTGGCGTTCGAGGACTCGCTGCCGGGGGTCAAGGCCGCGGTCGATGCAGGTATCTTCACGGTGGGGCTGGCGACCACGCAACCTGAGCAACGCTTGCTGGATGCCGGGGCGAAATTGGTGGTCGCCGATTATGACGACCCACGCCTGTGGCAGCTGATCGCCAGTCGCTGA
- a CDS encoding PLDc N-terminal domain-containing protein, translated as MEIATIWFFVALMVIALEIYAIWHIIGSDRRAERKMLWVIFVVYAPLPGLLVWAWLGPRAVKGRAVLQEK; from the coding sequence ATGGAAATCGCAACGATCTGGTTCTTTGTCGCCCTGATGGTCATCGCCCTTGAGATTTACGCCATCTGGCACATCATCGGCAGTGACCGGAGGGCTGAGCGCAAGATGCTCTGGGTGATCTTCGTCGTCTATGCCCCATTGCCAGGGTTGCTGGTATGGGCCTGGTTGGGCCCAAGGGCGGTGAAGGGGCGGGCGGTGCTGCAGGAGAAGTGA
- a CDS encoding methyltransferase, whose amino-acid sequence MLLDQDQPRGDEALLQLGRRLRADGYRFTCVTPATQARVNARAEASQARTLRDVFGWSRPFAASLLSADELQHLHNAGVLEPQGTLWRSRVRWSSLDDLLLVHSAWPTDSRDAVFFGPDSYRFAQVIQDHLRHSPQRVQHAVDIGCGSGVGALLIARAVQHAQVSAVDINPVALRHTAINAALAGVANVSVEPSDLLDGIVGTFDLIVANPPYMLDVAQRAYRHGGGALGAELSLRIVEQARERLSIGGTLLLYSGVAIVEGRDALLENVRLRLAGPTFGWSYRELDPDVFGEQLLEPGYEQVERIAAVALTVTRQG is encoded by the coding sequence ATGCTGCTCGACCAGGACCAGCCCCGTGGCGACGAGGCCTTGCTGCAGCTGGGGCGGCGCCTGCGTGCCGACGGCTACCGTTTTACTTGTGTGACCCCGGCGACCCAGGCCAGGGTCAATGCCCGCGCCGAAGCAAGCCAGGCTCGCACCCTGCGCGATGTGTTTGGCTGGAGCCGACCGTTCGCCGCGTCGTTGCTCAGCGCTGACGAACTGCAACACCTGCATAACGCCGGCGTACTCGAACCACAAGGGACGCTGTGGCGCAGCAGAGTGCGCTGGTCGAGCCTGGACGACCTGCTGCTGGTGCATTCCGCCTGGCCGACCGACAGCCGCGATGCGGTGTTCTTCGGCCCCGACAGTTACCGGTTCGCCCAGGTGATCCAGGATCACCTGCGGCACAGTCCCCAGCGCGTGCAGCATGCCGTCGACATCGGCTGCGGCAGTGGCGTCGGCGCGTTACTGATCGCCCGGGCCGTGCAGCATGCGCAGGTCAGCGCGGTGGACATCAACCCTGTGGCCCTGCGCCACACCGCCATCAATGCGGCACTGGCCGGCGTGGCCAACGTCTCGGTCGAGCCCAGTGACCTGCTCGATGGTATCGTCGGCACGTTCGACCTGATCGTCGCCAACCCGCCCTACATGCTCGACGTCGCCCAGCGCGCCTACCGCCATGGTGGTGGCGCGCTGGGTGCCGAACTGTCATTGCGCATTGTCGAGCAGGCCCGTGAGCGACTGTCGATCGGCGGCACGTTGCTGCTATACAGCGGTGTCGCGATCGTCGAGGGGCGCGACGCGCTGCTTGAGAACGTACGTCTGCGCCTGGCCGGGCCTACATTCGGATGGTCCTATCGGGAGCTGGACCCGGATGTGTTCGGCGAGCAGTTGCTCGAGCCTGGCTACGAGCAGGTCGAGCGCATCGCCGCCGTCGCCCTGACCGTCACCCGCCAGGGCTGA
- a CDS encoding carboxylate-amine ligase, translated as MARPCTFGIEEEYLLVDLVTGRVLAAPSPAVARCCRDVLGPWFAEEMFRSQVEVASPVFDTLHQACCFFTEQRQRLNQALAGEGAGLYGAGSHPSAQWLRQRPRDTPHYRQLFDDYRLVARRSLLNGLHVHVGVPAGVDRMQVINRVLYWLPLLLALSTSSAYWGGQDTGYMSYRRVVCGEWPHMGLPEPLPDWGAYERYRSLLQRTGSLAEDGDFWWAIRPSRRFPTVELRICDGCPRLEDALAIAGLFRHLVEHALGRSDAVASREMRWVTQENYWRALRQGRLGIFIGVQEQQPVSAEGWLMQLQMQCPADTADAERAFIQARRILRDGTSADHQRETYALAREQGLDERQAMRNVVTQVMDDHLLASVAG; from the coding sequence ATGGCGCGGCCTTGCACGTTCGGCATCGAGGAGGAATACCTGCTGGTGGACCTGGTCACGGGGCGTGTCTTGGCCGCGCCATCCCCGGCCGTGGCCCGTTGTTGCCGCGATGTGCTGGGGCCCTGGTTCGCCGAGGAAATGTTCCGCAGCCAGGTGGAGGTCGCCTCGCCGGTGTTCGATACGCTGCACCAGGCCTGTTGTTTCTTCACCGAGCAGCGTCAGCGCCTGAACCAGGCACTGGCGGGCGAGGGGGCCGGCCTCTACGGCGCGGGGAGCCACCCGAGTGCCCAGTGGTTGCGCCAGCGTCCACGGGATACCCCGCATTACCGTCAGCTGTTCGACGACTACCGGTTGGTGGCCCGGCGCAGCCTGTTGAACGGCTTGCACGTGCATGTCGGTGTGCCGGCCGGCGTCGATCGCATGCAGGTGATCAATCGGGTGTTGTACTGGCTGCCCCTGCTGTTGGCGCTCAGCACCTCGTCCGCGTACTGGGGCGGCCAGGACACGGGCTACATGAGCTATCGACGCGTGGTGTGCGGGGAGTGGCCGCACATGGGGCTGCCCGAACCGCTGCCGGACTGGGGGGCCTACGAGCGCTACCGGTCGCTGCTGCAACGCACCGGCAGCCTGGCCGAGGACGGCGACTTCTGGTGGGCAATCAGACCCTCGCGGCGGTTTCCGACCGTCGAACTGCGTATCTGCGATGGTTGTCCCCGGTTGGAAGATGCCTTGGCCATCGCCGGGCTGTTTCGCCATCTTGTCGAGCATGCGCTTGGGCGCAGTGACGCCGTCGCGAGCCGTGAAATGCGTTGGGTGACCCAGGAAAATTATTGGCGTGCCCTGCGTCAAGGCCGCCTGGGCATCTTCATCGGCGTGCAAGAACAACAGCCGGTGAGCGCCGAAGGCTGGCTGATGCAGCTGCAGATGCAATGCCCGGCCGACACCGCCGATGCCGAACGCGCCTTCATCCAGGCCCGGCGCATCTTGCGCGACGGTACCAGTGCCGATCACCAGCGCGAAACCTATGCGCTGGCCCGCGAACAAGGCCTGGATGAGCGGCAGGCGATGCGCAACGTGGTCACACAGGTCATGGACGACCACCTGTTGGCGTCCGTGGCAGGTTGA
- a CDS encoding iron-containing redox enzyme family protein: MVAMTEGVTDKATAGLEHRYQLLLKGPDPAGEAWLQQQLRHVRTLADDLPDDPGCLPEWAEAHAQRVASEHTAYLEQRRQGAVRRYFDNRAHALWFLQQVAPTKAVDGAWLHGALCHWRDPRFHGLIRTFLEELGDGDPRCNHVLIYQRLLSRLGCLQGAPLPSARYLQGTLQLALGQHCDRFLPEVIGYNLGYEQPPLHLLITTHELAELGIDAHYFQLHVTIDNAASGHARRSLESFIDLSRDQGPAFYERVRHGYRLNDLGVDTPSLIASFDLKAELLSTLERKRVYGQCMHSDRCRLQGRTINQWLAEPGAMPGFLDALQAQGWIKRNSDPRQSRFWSLIDGPVAAMFGVFDAYEKQLWHDWIAGTWQSADVRRVPPGQWEQALRLENDVPGEAPAADMAALIEAMAGNRHSTPQGLRATRAFIQATGLMQGGPN; encoded by the coding sequence ATGGTGGCGATGACTGAGGGTGTGACCGACAAGGCGACCGCTGGACTTGAGCATCGCTATCAGCTTCTGCTCAAGGGCCCTGATCCGGCAGGCGAGGCTTGGCTGCAGCAGCAGCTGCGCCATGTGCGTACGCTTGCGGACGACCTGCCGGATGATCCCGGGTGCTTGCCGGAATGGGCAGAAGCCCATGCCCAGCGGGTCGCCAGTGAACACACGGCCTATCTTGAACAACGGCGTCAGGGGGCTGTGCGCCGCTACTTCGACAACAGGGCCCATGCCTTGTGGTTCCTGCAACAGGTCGCGCCGACCAAGGCGGTCGACGGCGCATGGTTGCACGGCGCCCTGTGCCATTGGCGGGATCCCCGTTTTCACGGGTTGATCCGCACCTTTCTCGAAGAGCTGGGTGACGGCGATCCGCGTTGCAATCACGTGTTGATCTATCAGCGGTTGCTCAGTCGGCTCGGCTGCCTGCAAGGGGCACCACTACCTTCAGCACGTTACCTGCAAGGCACGCTGCAACTGGCCTTGGGGCAGCACTGCGATCGATTTCTACCGGAAGTGATCGGTTACAACCTGGGGTACGAGCAGCCACCGTTGCACCTGCTGATCACCACCCATGAACTGGCAGAGCTGGGCATTGACGCCCATTATTTCCAGCTACATGTGACCATCGACAATGCCGCCAGCGGTCATGCGCGGCGCTCCCTGGAGAGCTTCATCGACCTGTCCCGTGACCAGGGGCCGGCGTTCTACGAGCGCGTCAGGCACGGCTATAGGCTCAATGACCTGGGCGTCGACACGCCGTCATTGATCGCGTCGTTCGACCTGAAGGCAGAGTTGCTCAGCACGCTGGAACGCAAGCGCGTCTATGGACAGTGCATGCATTCGGACCGCTGTCGCCTGCAGGGGCGTACCATCAACCAGTGGCTGGCCGAGCCCGGTGCGATGCCCGGGTTCCTGGATGCACTGCAAGCCCAGGGGTGGATCAAGCGCAATAGCGATCCTCGTCAGAGTCGATTCTGGTCGTTGATCGATGGTCCGGTGGCGGCCATGTTCGGTGTGTTTGATGCCTATGAAAAGCAGCTCTGGCACGACTGGATCGCCGGCACCTGGCAGAGTGCCGATGTGCGTCGGGTGCCGCCGGGGCAGTGGGAGCAGGCCTTGCGACTGGAGAATGACGTGCCCGGCGAAGCGCCTGCTGCGGACATGGCTGCGCTTATCGAAGCAATGGCTGGCAATCGCCACTCCACACCTCAGGGCCTGCGCGCCACCCGCGCGTTCATCCAGGCCACCGGTTTAATGCAGGGAGGGCCGAACTGA